In one Desulfovibrio sp. TomC genomic region, the following are encoded:
- a CDS encoding aminotransferase class I/II-fold pyridoxal phosphate-dependent enzyme translates to MKKFARMERLPPYVFATVNELKMQMRRRNEDVIDLGMGNPDLPTPPHIVEKLVEAAQKAANHRYSASKGIKGLRNAISGWYKRRFDVDIDPETEAVVTMGAKEGLAHLALVMLSPGDVVFATDPAYPIHPYSCIIAGADVRRIPISSDRDFFEDLLAATKQTWPQPKLLIISYPHNPTTVTADVPFFERIVEFCKEHDMMVIHDFAYADFGFDGYRPPSFLQAKGAKDVGVEFFSLTKSYSMAGWRVGFCCGNPEMVHALTRIKSYLDYGIFQPIQIAATVALNGPQECVREIMDVHQERRDTLIEGLARAGWDVPAPKSTMFVWAKIPEPFEHLKSVEFSKLLLREGGVAVSPGLGFGHFGDNYVRFALVENRHRINQAVRGIKKALSG, encoded by the coding sequence ATGAAAAAGTTTGCGCGTATGGAGCGCCTTCCCCCATACGTTTTTGCCACCGTCAACGAGCTGAAAATGCAGATGCGGCGGCGAAACGAAGATGTCATCGACCTTGGTATGGGCAATCCGGATCTGCCCACGCCCCCCCATATCGTCGAAAAACTGGTCGAGGCCGCCCAAAAGGCCGCCAACCATCGGTATTCCGCATCCAAGGGCATCAAGGGGCTGCGCAACGCCATTTCCGGCTGGTACAAGCGCCGGTTCGACGTCGACATCGACCCCGAAACCGAAGCCGTGGTCACCATGGGAGCCAAGGAAGGCCTGGCCCACCTGGCCCTGGTCATGCTTTCCCCGGGCGATGTCGTCTTCGCCACCGACCCGGCCTATCCTATCCACCCGTACTCCTGCATCATTGCCGGTGCCGACGTGCGGCGCATCCCCATCAGCTCCGACCGGGATTTTTTCGAGGATCTGCTGGCCGCCACCAAACAGACCTGGCCCCAGCCCAAGCTGCTCATTATCTCCTATCCGCACAACCCGACCACGGTGACGGCGGATGTCCCGTTTTTTGAGCGCATCGTGGAGTTCTGCAAAGAACACGACATGATGGTCATCCACGATTTCGCCTACGCCGACTTCGGCTTCGACGGCTACCGGCCGCCGAGCTTTTTGCAGGCCAAGGGCGCCAAGGATGTGGGCGTGGAATTCTTCTCGCTCACCAAAAGCTATTCCATGGCCGGCTGGCGCGTCGGGTTTTGCTGCGGCAACCCCGAGATGGTCCACGCCCTGACCCGCATCAAGAGCTATCTGGATTACGGCATCTTCCAGCCCATCCAGATTGCCGCCACCGTGGCCTTAAACGGCCCGCAGGAGTGCGTGCGCGAGATCATGGACGTGCACCAGGAACGCCGCGACACGCTCATTGAGGGCTTGGCCCGGGCCGGCTGGGACGTGCCCGCGCCCAAGTCCACCATGTTCGTGTGGGCCAAAATCCCGGAGCCGTTTGAGCATCTCAAATCCGTGGAATTCTCCAAGCTCCTGTTGCGTGAGGGCGGCGTGGCCGTGTCGCCGGGACTTGGATTCGGGCACTTCGGCGACAACTACGTCCGCTTTGCCCTGGTGGAAAACCGTCACCGCATCAATCAGGCCGTTCGCGGCATAAAAAAGGCGTTGTCCGGATGA
- a CDS encoding toxin-antitoxin system YwqK family antitoxin, with translation MRISPLHCPREKVFTGLATVVFLCLPLILPASLWADTDSDMLLLTMASHTPRRAKTSKVLGPQGGTLAVAGISVSVPPGALGSDRAVTLQQVDPSGYYGASGSRAYNLEMGTGGHCLPVAVAITGVSGGDRSMAVALGDVLDDGSGVASRPLPRLVSGNVQGGILRVSIPATETCETAASTRGLKLASPAVESFSLELAPDWLTTPRGQFVVYHPTALLGSALVEDIIRYAQEASRKLTGMGFEFADTLDFPVTINLVHGLGARDGESGIPLYGKAYGYLNINLDRCIPGNMDNVRATVGHEFFHLVQNTYDPRFSIAIRHPSATPFFLWLAEASSVWFEAGMLDNSDYVSPVFTLNIDTMRNGLETYGNDRTGAQNRGYWASGFQRYLNSQHTGGLVPLIWRKVRAQGATPNDYSDLRAVFEALASPDSVAQDWRCYVGKFISGSTGYPGWPQPASNATLYPDGSTAVMTQPSLEPFSAQKISIIFRNDVSQDFQISALAQSPVISFSLYHGKAQAGPFQFLADLVPGSPRTVTASHGDIYLVAVANTDTQAPYQAPAQATVLVGSSSHADCVWCPDVPANAIVDLKPDLSLIRWTHPTAGYFMATAYYYDQQLQHIQSAICNWENGYQQAQYDYYEDGALMMRSYFDQEGKYNGQKIGYYQNGYPWWIHPYDHGYLEGQLLGYWDNGNIRYRYDRYTHGVMSGYLTTYDAGGACLSRERWVNGSPQYTESCP, from the coding sequence ATGCGCATATCTCCTCTCCATTGTCCCAGGGAAAAAGTCTTCACTGGCTTGGCAACAGTCGTTTTCCTCTGCCTGCCCCTGATCTTGCCCGCCTCCCTTTGGGCAGACACCGACTCGGACATGCTCCTGTTGACCATGGCGTCGCACACTCCCCGAAGAGCCAAGACGAGCAAGGTGCTCGGCCCCCAGGGCGGCACACTTGCCGTCGCGGGGATATCCGTCTCCGTTCCGCCCGGGGCTCTCGGCTCGGACCGCGCTGTCACTCTGCAACAGGTTGATCCTTCCGGCTATTATGGCGCATCCGGCTCCCGAGCCTACAACCTGGAAATGGGAACCGGGGGGCATTGCCTGCCCGTGGCAGTGGCCATCACAGGCGTATCAGGGGGGGATCGGAGCATGGCCGTGGCCCTCGGCGATGTCCTGGATGACGGATCGGGCGTGGCAAGCCGCCCGCTTCCCAGGCTCGTCTCCGGCAACGTGCAAGGCGGAATCCTGCGCGTATCCATTCCTGCGACCGAAACCTGCGAAACTGCGGCCAGCACACGCGGCCTGAAACTCGCCTCCCCCGCCGTGGAATCCTTCAGCCTCGAGTTAGCTCCGGACTGGCTGACCACGCCGCGCGGACAATTCGTTGTCTACCACCCAACAGCGCTGCTGGGTTCGGCACTCGTCGAGGACATCATACGCTACGCTCAGGAGGCCTCAAGGAAGCTCACGGGAATGGGCTTCGAATTCGCGGATACGCTCGACTTCCCCGTCACGATCAACCTTGTCCATGGCCTGGGCGCGCGAGACGGCGAGAGCGGCATCCCCCTGTACGGCAAGGCCTATGGATACCTCAACATCAACCTTGACCGCTGCATTCCTGGAAACATGGACAACGTCAGGGCCACCGTCGGGCACGAATTCTTCCATCTTGTCCAGAACACGTATGATCCACGCTTCAGCATCGCCATCCGCCACCCCTCGGCCACGCCTTTCTTTCTATGGCTGGCCGAGGCCAGTTCCGTATGGTTCGAAGCCGGCATGCTGGACAATTCCGACTACGTTTCGCCCGTGTTCACCCTGAACATTGATACCATGCGCAACGGGCTGGAAACCTACGGCAACGACAGGACCGGGGCGCAAAATCGGGGCTACTGGGCGTCGGGGTTCCAGCGCTACCTGAACAGCCAGCACACCGGCGGGCTGGTGCCCTTGATCTGGAGGAAGGTGCGGGCCCAGGGGGCAACTCCGAATGATTACAGCGACCTGCGCGCGGTGTTCGAAGCGCTCGCCTCCCCCGACAGCGTGGCTCAGGATTGGCGCTGCTACGTCGGCAAATTCATTTCAGGCAGCACCGGCTATCCCGGCTGGCCCCAGCCGGCCAGCAACGCCACCTTGTACCCCGACGGCTCGACCGCAGTCATGACCCAGCCCTCGTTGGAACCCTTCTCGGCCCAAAAAATTTCCATTATTTTCAGAAATGACGTCAGCCAGGACTTCCAAATCAGCGCATTGGCCCAGAGTCCGGTCATTTCCTTTTCCCTGTATCACGGCAAAGCCCAGGCCGGTCCCTTCCAATTCCTGGCGGATCTGGTTCCCGGTTCTCCCCGGACCGTGACGGCCAGCCATGGCGACATCTATCTGGTGGCCGTCGCCAACACCGACACGCAAGCCCCCTACCAGGCACCGGCCCAGGCCACGGTGCTGGTGGGGTCAAGCAGCCATGCGGACTGCGTCTGGTGCCCGGACGTACCAGCCAATGCCATTGTTGATTTAAAGCCAGATCTCAGCTTGATACGATGGACACACCCGACAGCGGGATATTTTATGGCCACCGCTTACTATTACGACCAACAATTACAGCATATACAAAGCGCTATATGCAATTGGGAGAATGGCTACCAACAGGCACAATACGATTACTACGAAGATGGAGCATTAATGATGCGAAGTTATTTTGACCAAGAAGGCAAATATAACGGGCAGAAGATTGGTTACTACCAAAATGGCTACCCCTGGTGGATACACCCGTACGACCATGGTTATCTGGAAGGTCAGCTTCTTGGGTATTGGGATAATGGAAACATACGATACCGATACGACAGATACACCCATGGTGTCATGAGCGGCTACCTGACCACCTACGATGCGGGTGGCGCTTGTTTGTCTCGAGAAAGATGGGTGAATGGTTCACCCCAATACACTGAATCCTGCCCGTGA